The following coding sequences are from one Reyranella humidisoli window:
- the pepN gene encoding aminopeptidase N — protein sequence MDISKDMTTAPGTIRRVDYTPPPFLIETVDLDVVLSPEAANVVSRLAVRRNAGAASKPADLVLDGKKMDLVSVRLDGRPVDHQVTPETLTIRGVPDSFTLEIATRSRPQDNTELTGLYKSRELFCTQCEAEGFRRITYFLDRPDVMARYTTRIVADKSLTPVLLSNGNLIDSGPLDGGRHFATWEDPFPKPSYLFALVAGSLDCLEDRFTTRSGREVALRIYVRPGDVPRCEHAMESLKKSMKWDEDVYGLEYDLDTFMIVAIDDFNMGAMENKGLNVFNSKLVLANPETATDLDYHSIEAVIGHEYFHNWTGNRVTCRDWFQLSLKEGLTVLRDQQFSADMGSAADARIDDVRRLRAAQFPEDAGPMAHPVRPDSYIEINNFYTATVYQKGAEVVRMMHTLLGPDRFRKGMDLYFQRHDGQAVTCDDFASAMEDSSGVDLAQFRLWYAQAGTPDLKVEGSYDAAARRYTMTVAQSLRPTPGQPDKKPMHIPLSVGLLDGAGRDLPLKLAGEATAGGTTRVLDVRNPRDVFVFEDVPEKPVASLLRGFSAPVKLEAPRSQEELTFLMAHDSDPFARWEAGQQLGARLILDLVEARKAGKPMVVSDLFVDAIRRTLDDQRLDRSFIADAVTLPGLAFLGELMPSIDIEGLWAAQQRVRSVLSDQLADRWSSVYDAAHGSGPYRFTPEEVGRRRLRSTALAYLSTDKGEAARRRAVEYFEKAGNMTEQVAGLAVLAELGSAEGEAALASFWERWKGEPLVLDKWFGIQARTPTAGTLERVERLVEHPSYDRKNPNRVYSLVGAFASGNPVQFHAAGGRGYRFLADQVLATDKLNPQIAARLLSPLGSWRRYDGERQTLMKRELTRIVQEKGLSRDVYEIASKSLS from the coding sequence ATGGATATCAGCAAGGACATGACCACCGCCCCCGGCACGATTCGTCGCGTCGATTATACGCCGCCACCGTTCCTGATCGAGACCGTGGATCTCGATGTTGTGCTTTCGCCTGAAGCAGCCAACGTCGTGTCGCGTCTTGCGGTGAGGCGCAATGCCGGGGCCGCGTCGAAGCCCGCCGATCTGGTGCTCGACGGCAAGAAGATGGACCTTGTGTCGGTCCGCCTCGATGGCCGGCCGGTCGATCATCAGGTGACGCCGGAGACGCTGACGATCCGCGGCGTGCCCGACAGCTTTACCTTGGAGATCGCGACGCGCTCGCGGCCGCAGGACAATACCGAGCTGACCGGTCTCTATAAATCGCGCGAACTTTTCTGCACGCAGTGCGAGGCCGAGGGCTTCCGCCGCATCACCTACTTCCTCGACCGTCCCGACGTGATGGCGCGCTACACGACCCGCATCGTGGCCGACAAGTCGCTGACGCCGGTGCTGTTGTCCAACGGCAACCTGATCGACAGCGGCCCGCTGGACGGCGGCCGGCACTTCGCGACCTGGGAAGATCCGTTTCCCAAGCCGTCGTATCTCTTCGCGCTGGTCGCCGGATCGCTCGACTGCCTGGAGGACCGGTTCACGACCCGCTCCGGGCGCGAGGTGGCGCTGCGCATCTACGTCCGTCCCGGCGACGTGCCGCGCTGCGAGCACGCGATGGAATCGCTCAAGAAGTCGATGAAGTGGGACGAGGACGTGTACGGACTCGAATACGACCTCGACACATTCATGATCGTCGCCATCGACGACTTCAACATGGGTGCGATGGAGAACAAGGGGCTGAACGTCTTCAATTCGAAGCTCGTGCTGGCCAATCCGGAAACGGCGACCGACCTCGACTATCATTCGATCGAGGCCGTCATCGGTCACGAATATTTCCACAACTGGACGGGCAACCGCGTCACCTGCCGCGACTGGTTCCAGCTTTCCCTCAAGGAAGGACTGACCGTCCTGCGCGACCAGCAATTCTCCGCCGACATGGGCTCGGCGGCCGATGCGCGGATCGACGACGTGCGTCGCCTGCGCGCCGCGCAGTTCCCGGAGGATGCCGGGCCGATGGCCCATCCGGTGCGGCCGGATTCCTATATCGAGATCAACAATTTCTACACTGCGACCGTGTACCAGAAGGGCGCCGAGGTGGTGCGTATGATGCACACGCTGCTGGGGCCGGATCGTTTCCGCAAGGGCATGGATCTCTACTTCCAGCGCCATGACGGTCAGGCCGTCACCTGCGACGACTTCGCGAGCGCGATGGAGGATTCATCGGGCGTCGACCTCGCGCAGTTCCGTCTGTGGTACGCGCAGGCCGGCACGCCCGACCTCAAGGTCGAGGGCAGTTACGATGCGGCCGCACGGCGCTACACGATGACGGTCGCGCAGAGCCTGCGGCCGACGCCGGGTCAGCCTGACAAGAAGCCGATGCACATTCCGTTGTCAGTGGGTTTGCTCGACGGTGCGGGGCGGGATCTGCCCCTGAAGCTCGCGGGGGAAGCGACGGCGGGCGGTACCACGCGCGTGCTCGACGTGCGCAATCCTCGCGACGTATTTGTCTTCGAGGATGTGCCCGAGAAGCCGGTGGCCTCGCTGCTGCGCGGCTTCTCGGCGCCCGTGAAGCTCGAGGCGCCGCGCTCGCAGGAGGAACTCACCTTCCTCATGGCGCACGACAGCGATCCCTTCGCGCGCTGGGAAGCCGGCCAGCAGCTCGGCGCCCGGCTGATCCTCGACCTGGTCGAGGCGCGCAAGGCGGGCAAGCCGATGGTCGTGTCGGACCTGTTCGTCGACGCCATCCGCCGCACCCTCGACGATCAGCGGCTCGACCGCTCGTTCATCGCCGACGCGGTGACGTTGCCCGGGCTCGCCTTCCTGGGCGAGCTGATGCCCTCGATCGACATCGAGGGGCTGTGGGCCGCCCAGCAGCGCGTGCGGTCGGTCCTGTCCGATCAGCTCGCCGATCGCTGGAGCTCCGTCTACGACGCCGCTCACGGGAGCGGCCCCTACCGCTTCACGCCGGAGGAGGTGGGGCGCCGCCGCCTGCGCAGCACGGCGCTCGCCTACCTGTCGACCGACAAGGGCGAGGCCGCGCGGCGACGGGCCGTCGAGTATTTCGAGAAGGCGGGCAACATGACGGAGCAGGTCGCGGGCCTCGCGGTGCTGGCCGAACTGGGCAGCGCCGAGGGCGAGGCGGCGCTCGCCTCGTTCTGGGAGCGCTGGAAGGGCGAGCCGCTGGTCCTCGACAAGTGGTTCGGCATCCAGGCACGGACCCCCACCGCGGGCACGCTCGAACGGGTCGAGCGACTCGTCGAGCATCCCTCGTACGACCGGAAGAATCCCAACCGGGTCTATTCCCTGGTCGGCGCCTTCGCGTCGGGCAATCCCGTCCAGTTCCACGCGGCCGGCGGGCGCGGTTATCGGTTCCTCGCCGATCAGGTTCTGGCCACGGACAAACTCAATCCGCAGATCGCGGCGCGGCTGCTGTCGCCGCTCGGCTCCTGGCGGCGCTACGACGGGGAACGACAGACCCTGATGAAGCGTGAACTGACCCGGATCGTGCAGGAGAAAGGGCTGTCACGGGACGTCTACGAGATCGCTTCCAAGAGCCTTTCCTGA
- a CDS encoding response regulator transcription factor: MTTQTKDDGSAWPSSNPGFPPDAEVETGRRVRIAFVEDDDDFREAASGELGDHGFDVAAFRDGTGLVEFLETAGDIEIVVLDWGLPRVSGIDLLPRLQRAGINLPVVFLTGHSEPNYEQLALDRGAIDFVDKSRGVPILARRLRLIVDRADKPMSADGDGNFHCGRLLLKPAVSRALWDETDLNLTVTEFKIVHALASNIGSYVSYRSVYDCMHYVGFIAGSGENGYRTNVRSCIKRIRNKFRAIDPEFSEIENYQSFGYRWGKE; encoded by the coding sequence ATGACGACACAGACGAAGGACGACGGCTCTGCCTGGCCCAGCTCCAATCCAGGCTTCCCGCCGGACGCTGAGGTCGAGACCGGCCGGCGCGTACGCATCGCCTTCGTGGAGGACGATGACGATTTCCGCGAGGCCGCGAGCGGCGAACTGGGCGACCACGGCTTCGACGTCGCGGCGTTCCGCGACGGCACCGGCCTGGTCGAGTTCCTGGAGACCGCCGGCGACATCGAGATCGTCGTCCTCGACTGGGGCCTGCCGCGCGTCTCGGGCATCGACCTGCTGCCCAGGCTGCAGCGCGCGGGCATCAACCTGCCGGTGGTGTTCCTCACGGGACACAGCGAGCCCAACTACGAGCAGCTCGCGCTCGACCGCGGCGCCATCGATTTCGTCGACAAGTCGCGCGGCGTGCCGATCCTCGCCCGCCGCCTGCGCCTGATCGTCGACCGCGCCGACAAGCCGATGTCGGCCGACGGCGACGGCAATTTCCATTGCGGCCGGCTGCTGCTGAAGCCCGCGGTCAGCCGGGCGCTCTGGGACGAGACCGACCTCAACCTCACCGTCACCGAATTCAAGATCGTCCATGCGCTCGCCTCCAACATCGGCAGCTACGTGAGCTATCGTTCGGTCTACGACTGCATGCACTATGTCGGCTTCATCGCGGGGAGCGGCGAGAATGGCTACCGCACCAACGTCCGCTCCTGCATCAAGCGCATCCGCAACAAATTCCGCGCCATCGATCCCGAGTTCAGCGAGATCGAGAACTACCAGTCTTTCGGCTACCGCTGGGGCAAGGAATAG
- a CDS encoding sensor histidine kinase, which yields MLRRLAASLTLKLVALIGLFVALPIVLYGQFESADSQMQILVTRAIQDRSALIAEALAPVLRDTDPSEPMNLNRELAKYASSGTVLKLMYQPPDARTASRFYLVASAPPLGPEAVTAELEELGQRGILQRLSEACTWNASDEMRYSRADGTVELLTSIIPIRARGNCWILTTTHVASEFLDTSIGRPYWQTREVRIAAAIYLGGALLAVLVALGIRLSLRRFRNVADEIALGRAVDATFVQRNTVPELSGVARDFDRLVHELRRVSREIRQSAEDNAHSFKTPLAAVQSALRPVKRAVPEQDQRARRALEIIESSLARLLALVNAAQRHDIGTADLIDAPRVPTDLAPLVEDAARHFREILAARDIGLSVRLDRGAVVRTATGMMEIVLQNVLENAISFSSPRTTIAVSLRVSPDTVALTVDDEGPGIDPEKLDSVFQRYFSLRPEDGIGSDRAVEHSGLGLWIVRRNVEALGGQVVALNRPGGGLSIGMRLPRAVIH from the coding sequence GTGCTGCGCCGCCTCGCCGCCTCGCTCACGCTGAAGCTGGTGGCGCTGATCGGATTGTTCGTGGCGCTGCCGATCGTGCTCTACGGGCAGTTCGAGAGCGCCGACAGCCAGATGCAGATCCTGGTGACGCGTGCCATCCAGGACCGCAGCGCGCTGATCGCCGAGGCGCTGGCGCCGGTGCTGCGCGACACCGACCCTTCGGAGCCCATGAATCTCAACCGCGAGCTCGCGAAGTATGCAAGCAGCGGCACGGTTCTGAAGCTGATGTACCAGCCGCCCGACGCCCGGACGGCGAGCCGGTTCTATCTCGTGGCCTCGGCGCCGCCGCTGGGGCCGGAAGCGGTGACGGCCGAGCTCGAGGAGCTGGGCCAGCGCGGCATCCTGCAGCGCCTGTCCGAGGCCTGCACCTGGAACGCCTCCGACGAGATGCGCTACAGCCGTGCCGACGGCACGGTCGAGTTGCTGACCTCGATCATCCCGATCCGCGCCCGCGGCAACTGCTGGATCCTGACGACCACGCACGTTGCCTCCGAATTCCTCGACACCTCGATCGGCCGGCCCTACTGGCAGACGCGCGAGGTCCGCATCGCCGCCGCGATCTATCTCGGCGGCGCGCTGCTCGCCGTGCTGGTGGCGCTCGGCATCCGCCTCAGCCTGCGCCGTTTCCGTAACGTGGCCGACGAGATCGCGCTGGGCCGTGCCGTCGATGCGACCTTCGTCCAGCGCAACACCGTGCCCGAACTGTCGGGCGTGGCCCGCGACTTCGACCGGCTGGTCCACGAATTGCGCCGCGTGTCGCGCGAGATCCGCCAGTCGGCCGAGGACAATGCGCACTCCTTCAAGACGCCGCTGGCCGCCGTGCAGTCGGCGCTGCGTCCGGTGAAGCGCGCCGTGCCGGAGCAGGACCAGCGGGCGCGGCGGGCGCTCGAGATCATCGAGTCCTCGCTGGCCCGCCTGCTCGCCCTGGTGAATGCCGCACAGCGTCACGACATAGGAACCGCCGACCTGATCGACGCGCCGCGCGTGCCGACCGACCTGGCGCCACTGGTCGAGGATGCGGCCCGCCATTTCCGCGAAATTCTCGCCGCGCGCGACATCGGACTCTCGGTCAGGCTCGACCGCGGCGCTGTCGTGCGCACCGCGACGGGCATGATGGAGATCGTCCTGCAGAACGTGCTGGAGAATGCCATCAGCTTCTCGTCCCCCCGCACGACCATCGCCGTTTCGCTGCGCGTCTCGCCCGACACCGTCGCCCTCACCGTCGACGACGAGGGACCGGGAATCGACCCCGAGAAACTCGACAGTGTCTTCCAACGATACTTCTCTTTGCGCCCCGAGGATGGCATAGGCAGCGACCGTGCCGTCGAGCATTCGGGCCTCGGGCTCTGGATCGTTCGGCGCAACGTCGAGGCCTTGGGCGGCCAGGTCGTCGCCCTCAATCGCCCCGGTGGCGGTCTGTCGATCGGGATGCGGCTGCCCCGCGCTGTCATCCATTAG
- the panB gene encoding 3-methyl-2-oxobutanoate hydroxymethyltransferase: protein MSAVTSARRVSTPQIRARKGGEPIVCLTAYTTQMARWLDPHVDLLLVGDSLGMVVYGFDSTLPVTLDMMIAHGSAVMRGAAHACVIVDLPFGSYQASPEQAFHSAARVMSETGASGVKLEGGEVMAGTVRYLVQRGIPVCAHVGLMPQAVNVAGGFKATGRSDEEARQVTRDAEAMAEAGAFAVVLEGTLEPVAAAITASISIPTIGIGASPACDGQILVSEDVFGLFSDFTPRFVKRYADLGPRIAEAAAAYSADVKARRFPAMEHCFLPKSGGQSRQ, encoded by the coding sequence ATGAGCGCCGTCACTTCAGCCAGAAGAGTGAGCACGCCGCAGATCCGCGCCCGCAAGGGCGGCGAGCCCATCGTGTGCCTGACCGCCTACACGACGCAGATGGCGCGGTGGCTCGACCCGCATGTCGACCTGCTGCTGGTCGGTGATTCGCTCGGCATGGTGGTCTACGGCTTCGACAGCACCCTTCCCGTAACGCTCGACATGATGATCGCGCATGGTTCGGCCGTGATGCGCGGCGCCGCGCATGCCTGCGTGATCGTCGACCTGCCGTTCGGCAGCTATCAGGCCAGCCCCGAGCAGGCGTTCCACAGCGCCGCCCGCGTGATGTCGGAGACCGGCGCCAGCGGCGTGAAGCTGGAAGGCGGCGAGGTCATGGCCGGGACAGTCCGCTATCTCGTGCAGCGCGGCATTCCGGTCTGCGCCCATGTCGGGCTGATGCCGCAGGCCGTGAACGTGGCCGGCGGCTTCAAGGCGACCGGCCGGTCCGACGAGGAGGCCCGGCAGGTGACGCGCGACGCCGAGGCGATGGCCGAGGCCGGCGCCTTCGCCGTCGTGCTGGAAGGCACGCTGGAGCCGGTCGCGGCCGCCATCACGGCTTCGATCTCCATCCCGACCATCGGGATCGGCGCTTCGCCCGCCTGCGACGGCCAGATCCTGGTGTCCGAGGACGTGTTCGGCCTGTTCAGCGATTTCACCCCGCGGTTCGTGAAGCGTTATGCCGACCTCGGCCCTCGAATCGCGGAAGCGGCCGCCGCCTATTCAGCCGACGTGAAGGCCCGTCGTTTTCCCGCGATGGAGCATTGCTTCCTACCCAAATCCGGTGGTCAATCCCGTCAATAG
- a CDS encoding GMC family oxidoreductase produces MESFDYVIVGAGSAGSVLASRLSEDPSVTVCVLEAGPRDWHPFIHIPAGFMYTLVDPKVNWLYKSEPSEWTGGRAIAAPRGKTLGGSSSINGHIYNRGQRLDFDGWAQRGNRGWGYSDVLPYFRRSENRMAGDADATFRGSEGNLPITDLEWRDPLCEAFIEGAVEQGIPRNPDYNGTKQAGVSYVQRIIRNGRRVSAARGYLHPAMSRPNLTVRTHAQATSVVLEGKRAVGVRYRKGGRNGTPMEVRARKEVILSGGTVNSPQLLQISGIGPAPLLKSLGIEVKHELAGVGENLRDHYAPRFVARVKNATSINERSKGLRLAGEVLKYVTTRKGLLTLNPTLIYVFWKSDESIENYDLQLTFTPASYKEGVQSTLDDFPGMTIASWQQRPDSIGYVRARSADPFEHPVIQPNYLGAESDRRVLLAGMKLARRLLGSKALSKYYDREEFPGSQKQSDADLLQAAKERGTTTFHLMGSCRMAPDNDPTAVVDDQLRVRGLEGLRVVDASIMPTMPSANLNASVLMIAEKAADMIRGKQPLDATMLKD; encoded by the coding sequence ATGGAGAGTTTCGACTACGTGATCGTGGGCGCCGGCTCGGCGGGCAGCGTGCTGGCCAGTCGGTTGAGCGAAGATCCCAGCGTCACGGTCTGCGTACTGGAAGCCGGTCCACGCGACTGGCATCCCTTCATCCATATCCCGGCCGGCTTCATGTACACGCTGGTCGATCCCAAGGTGAACTGGCTCTACAAATCCGAGCCCAGCGAATGGACTGGCGGCCGGGCGATCGCCGCACCGCGCGGCAAGACGCTGGGTGGCTCCAGCTCGATCAACGGCCACATCTACAATCGTGGCCAGCGTCTCGACTTCGACGGCTGGGCACAGCGCGGCAATCGCGGCTGGGGCTATTCCGACGTGCTTCCCTATTTCCGCCGCAGCGAGAACCGCATGGCGGGCGACGCCGATGCCACCTTCCGCGGCAGCGAGGGCAACCTGCCGATCACCGATCTCGAATGGCGCGATCCTTTGTGCGAGGCCTTCATCGAGGGCGCCGTGGAACAGGGCATCCCGCGCAACCCTGATTATAACGGCACGAAGCAGGCGGGCGTGAGCTACGTCCAGCGCATCATCAGGAACGGCCGCAGGGTCAGTGCCGCGCGTGGTTATCTTCATCCCGCCATGTCGCGGCCCAACCTCACGGTGCGCACCCACGCACAGGCGACCTCGGTCGTGCTCGAGGGCAAGCGCGCCGTCGGCGTGCGCTACCGCAAGGGGGGCCGCAACGGCACGCCGATGGAAGTGCGCGCCCGGAAGGAAGTGATCCTGAGTGGCGGCACGGTGAACTCGCCGCAGCTCCTGCAGATCTCGGGCATCGGCCCCGCACCGCTGCTGAAGTCGCTCGGCATCGAGGTGAAGCACGAGCTGGCCGGCGTCGGCGAGAACCTGCGCGACCATTACGCGCCGCGCTTCGTCGCCCGTGTGAAGAACGCCACCAGCATCAACGAGCGGTCCAAGGGCCTGCGCCTGGCCGGCGAGGTCCTGAAATACGTCACGACGCGCAAGGGCCTGCTGACGCTCAATCCGACGCTCATCTACGTCTTCTGGAAGTCCGACGAGAGCATCGAGAATTACGACCTCCAGCTCACCTTCACCCCGGCGAGCTACAAGGAAGGCGTTCAGTCGACGCTCGACGATTTTCCCGGCATGACCATCGCCTCGTGGCAGCAGCGCCCCGATTCGATCGGCTACGTTCGTGCCCGTTCCGCCGACCCGTTCGAGCATCCCGTCATCCAGCCGAACTATCTGGGCGCGGAGAGCGACCGGCGCGTGCTGCTCGCCGGCATGAAGCTGGCGCGGCGGCTGCTGGGCTCGAAGGCGCTCAGCAAATACTACGACCGCGAGGAGTTTCCCGGTTCGCAGAAGCAGTCGGACGCCGACCTGCTGCAGGCCGCCAAGGAGCGCGGCACCACGACGTTCCATCTGATGGGTTCGTGCCGCATGGCGCCGGACAACGATCCGACCGCCGTCGTCGACGACCAGCTTCGCGTGCGTGGCCTCGAAGGACTGCGTGTGGTCGACGCCTCGATCATGCCAACCATGCCTTCGGCCAACCTCAACGCCTCGGTGCTGATGATCGCGGAGAAGGCGGCCGACATGATCCGCGGCAAGCAGCCGCTCGATGCGACGATGCTGAAGGACTGA
- a CDS encoding phospholipase translates to MAEEDAIDALSALVPATLRALHAIEFATRHLSPHTLPQILEALAGRNDDLGPALAASRALDWPRRLAPVRDHLERAAVFAGEAIQGLLAAPEAPQPIVAAYRALRGYPRACESLYPLSPYLRPVSNFFLEQEARADADLQARLAAADPTREGVGFMHIAGPSGTRGAFSLYVPEYYDAAKSWPLVVALHGGSGNGGAFLWSWVREARTRGFIVLAPTAAGATWSLMEPEIDGPRIDRMAEDVTNDWNIDSSRQLLTGMSDGGTFTYVIGLRGDCRFTHLAPVAASFHPMLMTFADADRLRDLPVHIIHGTQDWMFPPEMAQGAQRALEQAGADVTYREIADLSHTYPRDENARILDWFLPTVSSRA, encoded by the coding sequence ATGGCCGAAGAGGACGCCATCGACGCCCTCTCCGCGCTGGTGCCGGCAACGCTGCGCGCGCTGCACGCCATCGAGTTCGCGACCCGTCATCTATCGCCGCACACCCTGCCGCAGATCCTCGAAGCCCTGGCCGGCCGCAACGACGATCTTGGCCCCGCTCTCGCCGCCTCGCGCGCCCTCGACTGGCCAAGGCGGCTGGCTCCGGTGCGCGATCATCTGGAACGGGCGGCGGTGTTTGCCGGCGAGGCGATCCAGGGTCTGCTCGCCGCGCCCGAGGCGCCGCAGCCTATCGTCGCCGCCTATCGCGCCCTGCGTGGCTACCCGCGCGCCTGCGAGTCCCTCTATCCGCTGTCTCCATATCTCCGACCCGTCAGCAACTTCTTCCTCGAACAGGAAGCGCGCGCCGACGCCGACCTGCAGGCGCGCCTCGCTGCCGCCGATCCGACGCGCGAGGGCGTGGGCTTCATGCACATCGCCGGACCGTCGGGAACGCGCGGCGCCTTCTCGCTCTACGTTCCTGAGTATTACGACGCCGCGAAGAGCTGGCCGCTGGTCGTGGCGCTGCATGGCGGCAGCGGCAATGGCGGCGCCTTCCTGTGGAGCTGGGTGCGCGAGGCCCGTACGCGCGGCTTCATCGTGCTGGCGCCGACGGCGGCTGGCGCCACCTGGTCGCTGATGGAGCCGGAGATCGACGGGCCGCGCATCGACCGCATGGCCGAGGATGTGACCAACGACTGGAACATCGACAGCTCGCGCCAGCTCCTCACCGGCATGAGCGACGGCGGCACCTTCACCTACGTCATCGGCCTGCGCGGCGACTGCCGGTTCACGCACCTCGCGCCGGTCGCCGCCAGCTTCCATCCGATGCTGATGACCTTCGCCGACGCGGATCGCCTTCGGGACCTGCCGGTTCACATCATCCACGGCACGCAGGACTGGATGTTTCCGCCCGAGATGGCGCAGGGCGCGCAACGCGCGCTGGAGCAGGCCGGCGCCGACGTGACCTATCGCGAGATCGCCGACCTCTCGCACACCTACCCGCGCGACGAGAATGCGCGGATTCTGGATTGGTTTTTGCCCACCGTGTCATCCCGAGCGTAG
- the clcA gene encoding H(+)/Cl(-) exchange transporter ClcA: MTSGDRPAGQSISDAALYALAALCGLATGVLGAGFHLVVDTLVRWPSWLVAYMGHGPLTMAAAAAIAAVALVAAFFLTRRVAPEAAGSGVQEIEGAMEGLREVRWRRVLPVKFVGGVLALSSGLVAGREGPTIHMGASIAQAIAERLKLSEVELRGLLAAGAAAGLAAAFNAPLAAILFVIEETRKQFRYTLRSYTAVIIASTASAIGMELVGGTAPQLRLDNAEMPLSLLPAFLVLGVFLGGLGIVFNNTLLFLLDWVGTTFRKVPFVPALVVGAAIGVLALVLPQAVGGGELLIPGLVTANLPITTLLLLCLLRFVGVMLSYPVGVPGGIFAPLLTLATTVGLIAAWLLQTFVPVPPLAGAAFVIAAMGGLFSASIRAPLVGVVLAAELTNGYALILPLIVTCVTANAVSQALGGRPLYELLLERTLRLSGQAVPPRAENSVPAPVGTDDGRGA, encoded by the coding sequence GTGACTTCAGGAGATCGACCGGCGGGCCAATCGATCTCCGATGCCGCCTTGTATGCGCTGGCGGCCCTGTGCGGGCTGGCCACCGGTGTCCTGGGTGCCGGCTTCCATCTCGTCGTCGATACGCTCGTCCGCTGGCCGTCGTGGCTGGTGGCGTACATGGGACACGGCCCCCTCACCATGGCGGCTGCGGCGGCGATTGCCGCGGTTGCGCTGGTCGCTGCCTTCTTCCTCACGCGCCGCGTCGCACCCGAAGCGGCGGGCAGCGGCGTGCAGGAAATCGAAGGCGCGATGGAAGGGCTGCGCGAGGTACGCTGGCGGCGCGTCCTGCCGGTGAAGTTCGTGGGTGGCGTGCTGGCGCTCTCGTCCGGTCTCGTGGCGGGACGCGAGGGGCCGACCATCCACATGGGCGCGTCGATCGCGCAGGCGATTGCCGAGCGCCTGAAGCTCAGCGAGGTGGAATTGCGTGGCCTTCTGGCGGCCGGCGCCGCGGCCGGCCTCGCCGCCGCCTTCAATGCGCCGCTGGCGGCGATCCTTTTCGTGATCGAGGAGACGCGCAAGCAGTTCCGCTACACGCTGCGCTCCTACACCGCCGTCATCATCGCCTCGACCGCCAGCGCCATCGGCATGGAGCTGGTGGGCGGCACGGCACCGCAGCTCAGGCTCGACAATGCCGAGATGCCGCTGTCGCTGCTGCCGGCCTTCTTGGTACTGGGCGTGTTCCTCGGCGGGCTGGGCATCGTGTTCAACAACACGCTGCTCTTCCTGCTCGACTGGGTGGGGACAACCTTCCGGAAGGTGCCGTTCGTGCCGGCGCTCGTGGTCGGCGCTGCCATCGGCGTGCTGGCGCTCGTGCTGCCACAAGCCGTCGGCGGCGGCGAACTGCTGATCCCGGGCCTCGTGACCGCGAACCTGCCGATCACGACGCTGCTGCTGCTCTGCCTGCTGCGCTTCGTCGGTGTAATGCTGAGCTATCCGGTCGGTGTCCCTGGCGGCATCTTCGCGCCGCTGCTGACACTTGCCACCACGGTGGGCCTGATCGCCGCATGGCTGCTCCAGACGTTCGTACCGGTACCGCCACTGGCGGGCGCCGCTTTCGTGATCGCCGCAATGGGCGGCCTGTTCTCCGCATCCATCCGCGCGCCCTTGGTCGGCGTCGTGCTGGCCGCCGAACTGACCAACGGCTACGCGCTCATCCTGCCGCTGATCGTGACCTGCGTGACGGCCAATGCGGTCTCGCAGGCGCTGGGCGGCCGGCCGCTCTACGAGCTCTTGCTGGAGCGCACCTTGCGACTCTCGGGCCAGGCGGTCCCGCCGCGCGCCGAGAACAGTGTGCCGGCCCCGGTCGGCACGGACGACGGACGTGGCGCTTAG
- the bluB gene encoding 5,6-dimethylbenzimidazole synthase, with amino-acid sequence MTHPDFDAAFRAEFRQLVLWRRDVRRFRTDPVARERIDTLLEVASHAPSVGLSQPWRFVHVESAERRRAVVESFTQANEKALAGYGGEKHAIYAGLKLAGLKEAPVHLAVFSDDGTHTGSGLGQQTMPETLHYSVVAAIQTLWLAARADGIGMGWVSILDPKKVTQALDVPAGWNLVAYLCLGFPAEEHLDPELERHHWEVRSDLSDVVFTR; translated from the coding sequence ATGACGCATCCCGATTTCGACGCGGCCTTCCGGGCCGAGTTTCGCCAGCTCGTCCTGTGGCGGCGCGACGTGCGGCGGTTCCGCACCGATCCGGTGGCGCGCGAGCGCATCGACACGCTGCTCGAGGTGGCTAGTCACGCCCCGTCGGTCGGCCTCAGCCAGCCGTGGCGGTTCGTGCATGTCGAGTCGGCCGAGCGCCGGCGCGCCGTGGTCGAGAGTTTTACGCAGGCCAACGAGAAGGCGCTGGCCGGCTATGGTGGCGAGAAGCATGCGATCTATGCCGGGCTCAAGCTCGCCGGCCTCAAGGAAGCGCCAGTTCATCTCGCGGTCTTCTCCGACGACGGCACGCATACCGGCAGCGGGCTTGGACAACAAACCATGCCCGAGACGTTGCACTACTCGGTCGTGGCCGCCATCCAGACCCTGTGGCTCGCGGCGCGCGCCGATGGAATCGGCATGGGCTGGGTTTCAATCCTCGATCCGAAGAAGGTGACGCAGGCGCTCGACGTGCCTGCCGGCTGGAACCTCGTGGCCTATCTCTGCCTCGGCTTCCCGGCCGAGGAGCATCTCGATCCCGAGCTCGAACGGCATCACTGGGAAGTGCGCAGCGATCTTTCCGACGTGGTCTTTACGCGCTGA